Part of the Antechinus flavipes isolate AdamAnt ecotype Samford, QLD, Australia chromosome 2, AdamAnt_v2, whole genome shotgun sequence genome is shown below.
GCTATGAGGAATACAAGTGAGAACTTAACTTTGGAGAGAGGAAGGCTTTGTGTTTTGGGTGGGGGGAGTATAATTAGAAGGTGTGGGTAAAGCATTTGAAATAATCCCTCATGCCCCCCTCCCTCGGGGACTTGGCTGTGTCATTCTTGAAAGGATTAGAAATGGATGAGATTTAGAAAGTATGAAGGATTTGAAGAGAGGATGAGAGTTTGGGGGGCAGGGATTCTGCAATATTGTTTCTGCAGGGCAGTGGTGAATGGGGGAACCCCTGGGTCAGGCTTTGGGATTCGTAGCCTCAGCGACATGTTCCAACGCCTGGAAGACACCTTCCAGTTCTGCGCCCGGTGCCGAGTGCTTCCTGACCAACTCCCTGATTGTCAGCTCCTTCGCCGCTGTAAGAGGTAAGATATCGGCAGGGGGAGGTGCCGGGGAGAGTCCTGTCCGTGATTCCCTCTACAGACTTCTGTGGCCCTTCTCCACCAGGTGCAAAAATGTCTACTACTGTGGTCCTGAGTGCCAGAAGGCAGACTGGCCAGCACACAAGAAGGTCTGTGGGGAACTTCGGCTGGTGGCTATAGACCGGCTCTTGGAGTGGCTCGTGGTCACAGGTGGGGCTGTAGAAGCGGACACTGGTGGTGGGTGGAAAGaaggcttggggggggggggcgcactATTACAGGGTCTAGGAGTAGGAGGCGACTTCGATCCTGGCGGAATGGAGAGGGACAGGGAGGATGGGGTAGAGAGAAGGAAGCTCGTATTCCTGGACAGAACTCATTTGGAAAATTGCTTTGTCTCTTACTAGACATGGCCTCTCTTGGCTCatctcatttggatttttcttttttgtcccttcAGGTGACCTCTCCTTACCTTCAGGGGCTTGGCCATGGCCGCCAGGGGCTGTTCAGGACTGGGATACTTGGTTTTCAATGTGGGGGACACAGCTGGATACCATGCTGGAATCTGTTTTGGGTAGTCATGCCATGTCCACCTTGTGGGACAGTGTTGGGCGGCCACGGCCGGACCCAGATAGCCTCCGGGGCTCCCTGCGACGGCTTCTCTCAGATACCCTTTCTCAGCCCCTGACGTTGGGCTTAGGGCTGCGGACATTGGTGGGGGGTACGGGGAAGCCAGGGGGGATCACAGTGCATGTGGTAGGTGCCTCCCATGTAGAGGCTTTCCTTACCAGCCACGGGGCCTATGATGAGCTCAGACACATGTTTCCTGGATATGCCCTCCACGTAGTCATGGTTGGTGTGGACTTGCCTGTGGAATCCCTCCCTCAGCTTTCCTCAGTCTTACCCTCAGCTTCTGGTACAGTTCAGCTCAGCAGCTACCAGGGCCTGTATCATGACTTCTGGGAAGAACAAATAGAGACGGGCCGGGCAGTCTGGCCAGACCTGGTAGCAGGGTTTCATCCAGGTAAGGCTGTGACTTCTTAGGGGGGCTGGGATCCCCAAAGGAAATATTAGTGCTCTCTTCACGAGAGGAGCCAGTGACCTGTAGCTTCTTCCCTCCTGTCCTTGGGACTCAGTTGCTTGTTCTGGTCCATAAGTAACATACTATTGACCTTGGTTGATCACTAGCCATTCCTGCTGCAATTGGGCCCAGATGGACCCCAAAAAGAAGCTTAGGAGATGGAAGAGAGGTTGTTGAAGTAGCCCCCACGATTCACCCACTTGCGTCTTGCCTTCCCTTCCTTGTTCTTAGGTTTCCATGCCAGCCAAGATTTGATGGCTGGCTGGCTGCCCACCCTACTGCTGCTTCGTGATTATGAGATCCCCACTATCTTCACTGTCTATAGGTGAGCTCCTTTACCCGTCCCACACACCTCGTTCTGTATAGAGGAGCTCCTCCTGCCCTCCTCCCCATTTTCATCCTCTAGGGGTGCCCTTCTTCTCTGGACTTGCCTGCTATGCCCAAAGAGCATGACCCTGTTCTGTATTTATAGGGATGAAGTAAGACCCAGGCTCTATATAGAGGGAGCCACCGATCCTGAGCTATTTCTCTGCCATCTTTAGTCAACAGGAGCTGACAGCCTCTCTGCAGATCCTCAGGAAACTGGAGACTGGAATTTTTGCTTATGGAGAGAACCCGTTCGCTTCCCTTAAACCTGAGCAAGCCTATACCAACCCCAACAAGCAGCCTGTGTACTGCAGTGCCTACTACATCATGTTTCGGGGGTCTGCCCGCCAATTGGATGGAGAGGAAGCAGCAGGGAAAATGAATCATAGGATGTAGACAGCTGGGGAAACTACAAACATCCTTTGATCCTCACGACAATCCTTGAGGGACctttattagccccattttatactggaggaaactgaggcagaatgatttgcttagggtcacacagctggtctATGTCTGAGGGCAGAACTGCACTTGCTCCCCCCAACTCCAGTCAGCTCATGGTCCCTGAATCAGTGTCTGGTCTATCTTTTAAGAAGTATCCCAAATACCACCTTTTCTGCTGCTCTTGGGATCCTTCCTGAGGGTTGCCCTCAAACTTTTGTCCTTGGAACTGTCTCTGCTCTGTTAGTGTCCCAGGTGCTTGTGAGCTCTTAGTTTTGGACTGATGGAATTCCTCTGTATTACAAGGTCCCTGCTGGCCCAATAAATTTCTTTAGGATTTCTGGAGTCTCTTGTTTATTAGCCCTGTTGCCTATTTTTGGATCAGATTTGGTGAATTGATTGGTAGAGGGAACTCCCGAAGAGGAAACTTCTACCAACTAAGTTTTGCAATCTGCTCTTAGACAATTGCCGGAAACATTGCCAATTAAAGTCCTTGCTCAGCTTCACACAGCCAGCCTAGTGTGTGTGTGCTGGTTGGGGGACTTAGAGCTGGCTCCTTCTGACTCCCAAGCTCGCTCTCTGCATGTCATACTGCTTCTCACTGTCTCTGACGTTGGGGGGGAAGGAGATACTTCAGATAGGACCTCAGGGCTGAGCTACTCAGCCCTGCCAGACGAATGATGAAtagtgtcttttaaaatttttattaaagtttttaatttttcatatttttcaaaacatgcatggacaattcttcaactaATGCAAGACATTAGTCTTGCAAAACCCAGTGTTCcagtccccccccccctccctcaTGCCCTCCTCTAGGTgtcaagtagtctaatatatgttaaacatggtagaaatatgttaaatctaatatatatacacgtatttatgcaattatcatgctgcacaaggaaaaaagagaaaataaaatgcaaacgagtgaaaatgctgttctgatccacactcagttccacagcctctctctgggtgtagatggctctcttatcactgaacaattggaactggtctgaatcatctcattgttgaagagagccatgcagctgggtagtacagtggatagagcacagccctgaagtcaggaagacctgactaaagacacttcctagctgcgtgaccctgggcaagtcacttaactcccattgattcagtaggaaaaaaaacaattgatcCTCGTATAATCTCgttgccctgtataatgatcttctggttcttgAGCAGTGTCTTTTCAAGCCTGTCCCCTCAGCTTGTTCTCTCTCATCCCAGCTCTTGTCTTTGTGGAGCTCAGGAGGTTCCTGGGTCTTCCTTTCAGCTGGGCTCAATCACTCACTCACTCTCCACTCCCTCCCAGCACATTTCACATCCCAAGTGGGTGAATGTAATGCTACCTCTTACTCAATAAAATATTGATTGAGCTCAGAATGCACTGACACGTGCAGAGGAACAGAATAGGATCCTAGTACTTGGAAAAGCTTACagttttaaagaaacaaacatcATGAAACACatgcaaataaaatgaaacaCCTTTTGGGAGAGAGGGTTTCATGGAGCAAGCCTTCAAGAATGGGTAAACTTTAGAAAGGCACAGAGAATGGTGAGTGTGTCCCGGGTAGAGAGAATGATAGCAAAAGTATGAAAGTGGGATCATCCAGGCCATGGTTATAGAGCAGGAAATAATCATAGATCTTGGagaaattagagctggaaggtttTCAGAGACCATTTAGAccagattcttaacctttttttatttCGTAGATTCTTTTTGGTAATCTAGTGAAACCTGTggatctcttttcagaataatttttaatgaagaTACAAAATTTTGGTTTagaaattagttaaaaaaaaaaagtctttttttttcctaagctcACAgacccttccccccaccccaaaatCTATTCATGGACGCATTCGGGACAGGATTAGGGGTATCTTTGAActaaatacattttgtttttctacattttattccttgtgcagcatgataattacataaatatgtatacatatattggatttaacatatttctactgTCAGATCCTCTAATCTGGTCAcccatttaattttaatagttcaGAGAATTTAAACCACAAAGGTTAAATAATCtgctcaaaatcacacaagtagtaaataatTATGATTGAAAACCAGGTCTTCTGCTTAAAAATCAACTTTTTCCACTATATTGTTCCATCTGGCTGTAATTGAAAGTCTAGAAAGGTAGGTTGGGGATCAAATGGGGAACAAACTAAAGTTTAAATACTTTAGTAGTCAGTGGAGGGAGTAGGATAATGACACACTCATCAGATTTTTGCTATAGGAATATCAATCTGGCTGCTTTGTAAAATGGTTTGGAGAGGAAAAACTGGATGAGCTATTTAGTAGTCTAGGAAATAGGTATTGATAATATGAATCAGGATGGTGGtgatgagaatgagaatgaaaagaCAGCTGAAATTCATCGTGGAGAAAGTGTGACTTAGCAGCTAATTGAATTTGTTGTGGGGAGAGGAGGAGTAAAAGAATCAGAAACCAGGTTCTGAGAGGctgactggaaaagaaaaatggtggAACCATtagaaaatatagttatttttggAGAAATTAAGATTAGATAAAGCATTCGAGACTCCCCAATACCTAACACTGTGGTAAGCACTGggaattcaaatacaaataaaattcttgccttcaaggaacttaattctagtggagtgggggtggggagagacatAAAAGGGAAACTGAAAAGGAGAGAGTTGCTATTCTCAATGGGCAAGGTGGAACAATTGAGCCTGTTTAGAGGCGAGTGGGGTTGGTGTGTGTCTGTCCAAGGAAACCTCTCAGATGGAGGTTCCAAGGAAGAGCTAAACTACAGAAAGAGATGCCAAAGTTGGATTTGCAAAAGTACTCCAGAGTCCAGAGGAGGATTTAGAGGCCATCAAAGTCCAGGGAATTAGAATCCAAATTCCAGAGGAGGAGGATACTGGCTGGGTCTTGAATTCTGATGATGTCCAGCAGGCAGTTGGAACTTTGGGACTGAATCTCCGCAGAGAGCTGGAGATAGAAATTTTAAGACTATACTGCCTAGAGGTGATAAGTGAAGCTTAATATTTAGGTGATCGATGGGGGAAAAAGATGGGACAGATTGATGATAAAACATTAAGGTTACCATGTGCAATGGCACCGTGTTAATCATTGGGGTTAAATTACCAACAAGACAGCCAACGAGGACCTTGCATTCTCCCCGGGGAGGACAACGCATGAAAGCATGGCATGTTAATGGCCTGGAAGTGCTGTGCTGCCCAAGATCTGGCCACGAGAAAGGCCGAAGCCGACCCTGAGCAGCCCAGAATGGTTTCAGGTGTAAAGTCCACAGTTCTGTTGggaaaaggaactggaaatgagCTGAGTGCAAATGGCCAGGTTGAGAATTATAAAGCTGGAGCCAGAGACAACACAAATTTAGAAAATTGTGGCCTATGCAGTAGCAGTAACTGCTGTTTGCCTGGTTCGTTCAAATTGTTACAGATTTAAAGGGACACTGGAGGAGACTCTAGCCCGGCCTCCTTATTTGAGGTGAGGGAACTGTAAGGGGATTCTGACCTAGCTTCTCTACTTCCCCTACTTCCCACActacaaattaaacatttctcAACGTTGTCTAAGGCTTGCTACATGTCCCAACCCTTGAGCTTTTTTTTAACCCTGATGGAAGGGTAAAAGcatgtgaaaatgaaaaaaaaaaaaattaaagtttgtaAGTTAAAAGCAGGGTGCTATGAAACTCAAAAGGAGGGAGATGAGTGCCTAGGATGACGAGagagaacatttcttttttttttttttaaataactttttattgacagaacccatgccagggtaattttttacaacattatcccttgcattcacttctgttccgatttttcccctccctccctccaccccctcctccagatggcaaacagtcctttacctgttgaataggttacagtatatcctggatacaatatatgtgtgcagaaccgaaccgttttcttgttgcacagggagaattgaattcagaagatataaataacccgggaagaaaaacaaaaatgcaagcagtttctattcatttcccagtgttctttctttgggtgtagctgcttctgcccatctttgatcaattaaggctctctttatcgaagagatccacttccatcagaatacatcctcatacagtatcattgttgaggtatataatgatctcctggttctgctcatttcactcagcatcagttcatgtaagtctcaccagtcctctctgtattcatcctgctggtcattccttacagagcaataatattccataacattcatataccacaatttacccagccattctccaattgatgggcatccattcattttccagtttctagccactacaaacagagctgccacaaacattttggcacatacaggtccctttcctttctttagtatctctttggggtataagcccagtagaaaccctgctggatcaaagggtgtgcacagtttgataacgttttgagcatagttccaagttgctccaGGGATAACATTTCACCTATAGGAAACTTAGGGTTTCGGATATCTTCAAACaactagagctggaaggggctttTGATTCAAACTCCTTCGCTTTACAGACAAACTCGGGAAGGTGATGACATTACCAAGGTCCCATGTATGTAACTGACAGACGTACGATTCACAAATCTTGTCAGGCGGAGAGCGCCTCTGGGACGCTGCCGTGTAGGTGCGATAACAGCGAGAGAAGGCTTACGGGCGCCGGTGCCTTCCTAAGGAGGGCCAGAAATGCTTCGGGGGCCCTAAAGCGCAGCGGATGAGAATTGTGTCCTGGGGAAGACCGTGCAACTACGAACTCCGAGGCGGTCCTCGGACCCCGGCCCGCAGAGGCGGAGGGAGGGGGTGTAGGGGATATTGGGGGTGTAGGGGATGCTGGGGATGCAGGGGGTGCGGGAGCTTTGGCAGAGCGGGAGGACAGGACTAGGTGGGCCATTCTCAGGGACTGGGAGGGTGGGGCCGAGGCTCTGCGGCCACCGCCCCCGGgccaaggagagaaaggggggccGCACCCCAAGCTCGGTCTCCCGGGCCAGGCCCCGCCCCGCACCCTATCCCGGCCCCGCCCCCGGCTCCATCTTGCGGGCCGGGCCAGCAGGGGCAGTGGCGCGGCTGGGCTACTCTGCGGGCAGGTGAGGAGCCTCGGCTGCCCCCCCTCCCCTCGCTGGCCCGGGCCGGGCCCGGGCCGCTCCCCTCGGGtgtaggagaggaggtgggggcgGAGGTGTGGACAAGTGCTGGGGTGGGGGACGCGGTGAAGTGGGAGCGGGACCCTTGCCCTCCTGCGTCCTCCTATCCCCTCCAGTCCCCTCCTACTCTACCCTTCCtaccccctcctctcctttcctgccgtctccctctctccctccctcctcctcttctctttcctattcttccctctcctccctctccttccctttccccttccccttcggttcttttccctcctgccccctcctcttcccttctgcGCTCCTTCCGcatcctcccttctcccctctcctttcctgagaCCAGCCCACGGTCCAGCTTCCAGCCTTGGAATGGGGTGGTGGACCCAGTAGTCCCGGGCGGGCGGGGTCCGGGATCTGCTGCGTCACTCCCTCCTCCCTAGTTCCATTTGGTTTTTCGGTCCCCACCCTCCCGATAAGGAAGGTGGGAGCCTTAAGTGAGAggccggggtgggggtggggggatccTCACTCCCCCGATCCgtactcccctctcccccagggcTGCCCAAATCCATGCCCTCCCGAGCCTCTCCCGCCTCCTCCCAATGAGCCTTCCCTCTGCAGCCCGGGACTGCCGGGACATTCTCCGCCAGCTTCTCTAGAACCGCCCTCGGACAGCAGCCCTTTGCgtgtcccccctcccccgcccaccggcctctctgaaattagcTGAGGCCGGTCCTCTGTGGGAAATCCTGTCGCAGGCTTTCTGAAAGCTTGGGGAGAATGTGGCAGAGTTTGTCCTTCTCCGACCTGGCGGGGGTCACCTCCGCACGCCCGAGGGCTTGAGTGGAGGTCCCCAGACGTTCCCGTCTTAAAAACGCAGAAAGTCTATCCGCTAGGACAGTAGAAAATAGCATCCTCCCCAGAGTCAAGGATTATTACCAAGTGCCCGGCCCTACCCCACCCCACACCTCTCTCCGGAGGGAGCTCCCTCGCTTCCACCTCGTGGTCACTGGTTGGTTGGAGACGTGTTTGGAACTGAACCTAAAAAAGGTCCTCcccagctgggggagggggacaagGCTTTTTCCAGGGAAGTAGAAAATAGGAACAAATCTGAGCCACTACTAGAGTGCTGAGACaaaattctccatttttaaaTCCTGAAAATTACACTTTGAAAGGTGAGACTTCAAGGAGGATTCCAGATATTTTTGGTATTTTAAGCAGCAACAGGAAATAATGACAATTTGCACCTTTATGGGACCAATCCCCTGTAGGGAAGCCAAAAAGACCACCAAAAAGAACTAGGAGGGAGCATGGAGTCTTCATTTGCTTCTGCCAGTATGGACCTTGCTTCTGACAAGTATCAAATTAGTATCTAATCTCTACTAAGTTGATAATGGATGTTAATGAAACACACTCACCCGTAATAGTTTTCCTTCAAGGACTGATTAATGCTGAGAATGTCAAGAAACAGATTTGCGGGGCAGGCAAGCCTTTGGCTCCCCGAGTCATATTAACGATATACTTTGTGCTCAGAGGCAACCAGCCATAGTCCCAGTTTAGGGCTTTAACCAAGCATCCAactcatttatttaaatgtttttcccaCCCAGTGTTGGAAAGCAATCTCTATGGGGAGGGGACTTTACacttttcttttatccttcttGTTGAGCATGGATTCATTTGTTTAATACATTTAGGGCAGCTGCCTCATTACTGGGCATTCTGCCACATATGTGAGGCTCTGAGAGAAATCCACTCCCTTGTCAGACTGACTCATGGGGTGGAGATGATTTGGGGGGACAGGGGtgttttccccctccttttgtgAAAGTGGGTGTTGCCAGAACTGTGTTGTTGGCCTAGTGGAGTTGAATAACTCCTTAGGGCCTTGCTGGAgctgagttaagtgatttgcttagtcACTCAGGAGTTTACATTTGCTCAAGCCACTTGTGAAGTGTACATGGTACCTCCTGATGGCCTCAAATCCACTTCCTCAAAAGtgcacataccaaaaaaaaaaaaaaacaaaaattcaggaTGCCCGATACCTATGCTTTTTTctactatttaaaaattcttaaaagggCAGAAGGGGAGGCgactcttaacctttttttgaaTCGAGAATCCCTTTGGCAGTGTCTAGTGAAGCCCTTGGACCTCTTTCATAAAATAAGGCATagaggattacaaaagaaactaatgtTGAAAtacaatatcaaaatatttttagaaacagGTTCATGAACCCCAGGCTAAGAGCCCCTGCTTTAAAGCAAGAGATAACCTAGTAAATAAAGAGCAGAGAGTAAAGTCCTAATAGTGGAAACGATGTCTGGGGCCCTGAAAATTTATATTCTTCAATGTTCAAGTGGATCTGATATCTCAAGGATATGTCCTTTCAGCAATGCTGATTGCAGCCCATTCAGCAAGTATTAATTGAGTTCCTAGTTTGTGTTTAGCATTATGAGGAGTTTACAATCTGCTAGGATTAGTTAACAAGATTAATGAGCACATTCAAAAATAAATAGCAGAAAACATGACAAAGGATGAATGGTACAGAAGCTAAGTGGACAAGATCAGCCAGGGAAGGCTAGACAGAGGATGTGGGATTTAAAATGGGCCTTCAAAAGATAAGTAGAATTTGAACAATAGAGATGAAAGTGAAGCATTTTAAGTTGATGATAATAGCATGAACAAGGAGCAGCAATAAGCATTCTGTTTCTAGAGTCAGTCAAGCAGAGGTTTCACGTTCATCAGTCAACATGTAATGAGATTGTTTAGGCTAGGCAGAGCCAATTATGTAGGGACCTTCTGAATGCCAGGGACAGGAGTATGCACTTGAGCCTTTAGGCTATTAATAGGATTCAAGGCTTTCAAACTGGAGAGTGACATGATGAAAACACTGTCTTAGATTAATCTAATGGCAGAAGCCCCATAAATCGGACAGATGAAAAAATCGAGACAGACAGATGAGTTTTCTGTTGTTACCTAGACATGAGGTGACAGGGACCTGCATTTAGTGAAGTAGTCATGGGAatggaaaggatgaaaggaatgGCTATGTTTTTGAAAGGAGAATCGATGACTGGGTGcctatagagaatgaaggaacAGGATGGATCAAAAATGATTGACACTTAGGAGACCACTAATGAAGGAAAATGGGAATTTGTTGGAGCTTAAGGGGAGAAATAGTCATGAGTTTGATTCACCATACTAGTATGAACTAATAATTTAGACTTTTTGCCATTCCAACCtttcatttgttcattaaaaagctttaaaattttttattaaagctttttatttacaaagcatatgcatagataaattttcaacattgacccttgcaaaaccttctgttctaaatttttaccctcttcccatccccctctctagatggcaggtaatccaatacatgttaaatatgttaaaatatatatattaagtcatacacacacacacatttatacaattatcttgctgcacaagaagaatcgggtcaagaaggaaacaaaaaaaaaaactgagaaagaacacaaaatacaagcaaacaataacaaaaagagtgaaaatattatgtttaaacCTAATATTgcccagcactgtgctaggtTGAGGTAGGTAGAGataagcaaatgcaaaaaaaaggaaatattgttAAACTTCGAGGAAAATAGTTTTCTGCatggtgaatga
Proteins encoded:
- the MSS51 gene encoding putative protein MSS51 homolog, mitochondrial isoform X2, which gives rise to MAPRRRRRKHSAPVASPQGALTPTVAGPSIDALGFLSLESNVPGLSQVILQKLNMKSYEEYKAVVNGGTPGSGFGIRSLSDMFQRLEDTFQFCARCRVLPDQLPDCQLLRRCKRCKNVYYCGPECQKADWPAHKKVCGELRLVAIDRLLEWLVVTGDLSLPSGAWPWPPGAVQDWDTWFSMWGTQLDTMLESVLGSHAMSTLWDSVGRPRPDPDSLRGSLRRLLSDTLSQPLTLGLGLRTLVGGTGKPGGITVHVVGASHVEAFLTSHGAYDELRHMFPGYALHVVMVGVDLPVESLPQLSSVLPSASGTVQLSSYQGLYHDFWEEQIETGRAVWPDLVAGFHPGFHASQDLMAGWLPTLLLLRDYEIPTIFTVYRDEVRPRLYIEGATDPELFLCHL
- the MSS51 gene encoding putative protein MSS51 homolog, mitochondrial isoform X1 yields the protein MAPRRRRRKHSAPVASPQGALTPTVAGPSIDALGFLSLESNVPGLSQVILQKLNMKSYEEYKAVVNGGTPGSGFGIRSLSDMFQRLEDTFQFCARCRVLPDQLPDCQLLRRCKRCKNVYYCGPECQKADWPAHKKVCGELRLVAIDRLLEWLVVTGDLSLPSGAWPWPPGAVQDWDTWFSMWGTQLDTMLESVLGSHAMSTLWDSVGRPRPDPDSLRGSLRRLLSDTLSQPLTLGLGLRTLVGGTGKPGGITVHVVGASHVEAFLTSHGAYDELRHMFPGYALHVVMVGVDLPVESLPQLSSVLPSASGTVQLSSYQGLYHDFWEEQIETGRAVWPDLVAGFHPGFHASQDLMAGWLPTLLLLRDYEIPTIFTVYSQQELTASLQILRKLETGIFAYGENPFASLKPEQAYTNPNKQPVYCSAYYIMFRGSARQLDGEEAAGKMNHRM